The stretch of DNA AGTTAATGACATGGTTTGGCGGGCGCGTAATTTAGAAAAAGTAAACCAGCAGAGTAACATGACAATAATCGCGATTATCGCTAACACTAGATGATGCCACTTTAAGTTTTGTGTCATCGATGAAATAAAATTTTGTCGCTTAGCCTGATCAAAGTCTAACACCCAAACTGTCCAGTAATAGTCTAAAGACTGAATGTGTTGCCTTAACATGTTTAACCAAGGAGTTTGTTTTACTATCGACAGTGCATCGTTTGTTGCCTGATTTGTCAGTGATAAGGCTTGATCAATACCTTGGTTAATGCGGGTTGGAGAAACCGCAGCGGTAGGATCGGTACGTTGCCAATTGAGCTTGTTTGCTGAATATTCCACCCAAGCATGGGCACTGCTGTCGTAAACATTAAAGTAATTACCATTAGGGTTAAGCTCGCCACCATGGTAACCAGTGACAACACGCGCAGGAATACCCTTTAAACGCAATAAAACCGCATGAGCGCTGGCAAAGTGCGCACAAAAACCGGTGCGTGTATCAAATAAAAACTGATCTACGTGATCACCGGTTAAACGCGGTGGTGATAAAGAATAGGTAAAGTTATTTTCAGCAAAATAGTTAAGTATCAAACGGTTGTACTCATCAATATTGCCGTTAGCATTTAACCATAAAGCGTCCGCTAGCTGTTTTGTTTTTAGTAGCGAAGTGGCTGAGCCTTTACCTTTGGGTTGTGCAGAAATAGGTAATCTTGTGTTAATAGCAACATCACTCTCGGTTAACGCTAATATGTTGGCCTGAGCAAGCAGTTTAGCGTCGTACTTCACTCGTTGCGTTACATTTTTATTGCGAATGAGTCGAGTATCGTTAAGTAGAAATATGTCTTGATTATTACTAACACTGGTGCCGTAGCTATATAACCATGAACGCTGATTAGGCTCAGCAATAACCGAATAGTTCAGGGTTTGTTCGGCGCTTTGTATGAGCTGTTTTAACGCTGATTTCTCAATTACATCACGACTCGACTTTGTTGTTTTACGTCTCTCTGCTTGACGCCACGATTTACCGTCAAACTCCTCCATAGTTAAAACTCGCCAGTACCTGTCTGCGTGGCGTGGATTTGTCATGTTGGTAAATTCTGCGCGAAAGGCCAATCTTGATGATTTGGCAACGTTAGCAATATCACCAGGTGTCATACTATCGTTCAATCCGGTTGGTGTTATTTTTTGTTGCGGCAATTTCCAAAAAGGGGTGAGAGAAGGCATAACAATAAATAGTAAGCCACTGCCAACTACACCAGTTAAGATCATGATAGAAAACGATTTTAGACCAAAGTTAGACTTTAAAGGCGCATTAACATCTGACTGTAACAAATGATGTTGAGTTTGAAATAATGCGAATATACCCACCATTAAAATAACAAAACCAAGTAGCGCATATTCAAGTGATTGTTGATAGATAAAAGAAACAGACACCAACAGTGCGATAGTTATAAAAACCTGAATACTCCATGTCGTCTTTTTATGATTTGCGGTAAATAGCCACATCACAGAGCCTGCAAATAACAAGTTCACCATACTATTTAACAGCCCGCTACTCATACTTTGTGGCACTATCATCAAGGCGAGGCACAGTGCGCCAATGTTTTTCATTACGTTGCCACTAAAAAAGGCAGTTAAGTTTGGCCTTTGATAGGCAGACCATACCTTACCAATCACAAGCAATATCGATGATGAAATAATGCTAATTATCAATGCTTCTTTTAGCAAAACAATAGATGCAAGCAACGCGACGCCAAATGACACTATGGCGAGCTGAGGCAAACGATTATTAGTTATTTTCATCATTGCCAGTACTCGATTGTGCAAAAGTGGCTAAAGTTGATAAACAATGATCAAGGTGTACTTGTGAAGCACTTGGCGCAACGGTAATAGTTGGAAATGCATTGTGCCGCAAGTATAAGCCAAAAGGTTTATTAGCTTGATGTAGTTCTAAACAGGCGGCGGTAAGCTGACTTAATGCAAGCTCTAATGATGACGAGGGCACTGACTCCAACGATAAAAATACGCTGTGCAGTTCTGAATCTACAAACTCTTTTAGCATTAAATTATCACCAGAAGACTTAGCCACTTGCTTCCAAGCCACGTGCGATAAACTAGCACCTGGTACATAGCTTTTTATGCCCTCAAAGTTGGTGTCACCGCTGTTAATTACATCGATATCATTGCCCAACCCCAAATCATCCTGTGCCGCTTGTGCAATCATTTGCCAGTCAGAGGTTACGGGTGTTGGGTAAACCACTATGGTTGAGCTCGCTCTGAAGTAGCTCCAAGCTTTGATTAGACCAAAGGGAAAGTCGCTACGAAAAATAATTGGTGGCAACGTAAATTTGCCTCGACTGCTTTGGTTAAGAGATAAACTAAAAATCGTTGGCTGACTTACCGAACGCTTAAGAAGGTGCCTTTTACCATCGACTATTGCCGTTAAATGTTGGGCTTTGTTGTTTGAAGTTGAATGAGAAATGTCAAAGGTCAAAGTGCAAGGTTGCCCCGCGTAGACATTATTAACACTTAGTAACTTTATAGTAAGACCGTTTAGATTGTTAAATCCGGTATGAATTGCGTAAATACCAATACTGATGATAAAAAAACAAACCAGTAAAATAGGGTTATTTTGGTAATTAGTTCCTAAAATAAACAAAACCAGAATACAGAGCAACAACCAAAACCCATGGCTATTGGGCATAATAAAAATGTTTTTATGGCCTAATGACATCTGATTTGACGGCGGAAACCGTCTTGTTAGCCAACTTTTTAATGGTGATTGAAACAGGCTAGTCATGAACTGGCACAGCTTCCAATATTTGTGCGCTAAAGTCAGTGTTAAACATCGTTCCTCGTCCAGCCCGAAGTCGATGTTCGGCAACGGGACCAAAGACGGTTTGTATATCATCTGGCGTCACAAAATCTCGACCGCTAATATAAGCAAAAGCTTGCCCTGCCGACATCAACGCAACACCTGCTCGAGGTGATAAAGCGTTAGGGAATAAATTCTCTGTACGTGAGTAGGCTAACAATCGCATTACGTAGCGAATGACCTCGTCCGACTTATGAACTTGAAGCGAAGCATGTTGAAGTTGGGCTAAGTCATCAGCCGATAAAATCGCCATGCTCTTAGGATCGTTGAGGTCAGCGGCGCTACTAGAGCTTAAGTTTGTCGAACGAGTCTTACTCAGTAACTTAAACTCAGCATCGGCTGGTGGATAACCAATTTGGATTCGCATTAAAAATCTGTCTAACTGAGACTCTGGCAGCGGATAGGTGCCACTTTGATGTGAAGGGTTTTGTGTAGCGATAACAAAATGTGGATTTGGCAGAGTGTGAGTGGTTCCATCAATACTAACTTGTTGCTCTTCCATGGCTTCTAGAAGCGCACTTTGCGTCTTAGGATTCGCTCTGTTAATTTCATCGGCAAGCAGTAGTTGCGAAAAAATAGGACCTTTATGGAAGGTAAATGCTTGCTGCTGCTGATCAAAAATAGATACCCCAATAACATCAGCGGGTAACATATCAGATGTAAACTGGCAGCGCTGGTAGTCTAAGCCAAAGGCATCGGCTAATGCATGCGATAAGGTGGTTTTGCCCATACCTGGCAAGTCTTCAATAAGAAGATGACCATTGGCTAATAAACAAGTCACCGCTAGCTGTACTTGCTCTTGTTTACCTAACAATACGCTATTGAGATAAGCTAAAACGTCATTAAGTTTTTCTCGTTGCAGTTCTATAGCCATGTGTATCCTTATTGGTTCAATACCTTAGTGTTAGTGATGGTCATAAAAAAGTAAACATACAATTTACATTGATATTCTTGTGGTTATGATTAAGCTTATCGTCATCCGACCAGTGGAGTATCTATTTTGCATTCAGCCCAAATCCAACAAAGCTCACATTTTGTAGAGTGTCATGGCCATCAATTACATGTTCGTCGAATTCATACGGAAAATTCCGAGCAAAGGCGCACTCCAATTCTAATGCTCCATGGTTCTATCGAAAATGGTCGTATTTTTTATACTAAGTCAGGAAAAGGCTTAGCTGGTTATCTAGCAAAACAGGGATTTGATATTTTTGTCGCGGATTACCGTGGTCGAGGTTTTAGTACTCCATCGGTAAAAGAAAAAAACGATCATGGTTATCATGACGTGACGACAAAAGACATTCCTGCGTTGGTAGACTATGTCTTTCAAGAAACTCAACAAGCATGTCATGTGATTTGTCATTCTTGGGGTGGTGTAATGTTTGCAAGTGCTTACATTCGATTTCCTGAATTACACAAAAAAGTAAAGTCGATGGTAAAGTTTGGTACTAAGCGCCAAGTGACAGTGATGAACATAGAGCGTTTACTGAAAGTTGATCTGTTTTGGAAGTGGTTTGCGCCTTGGTATACAAAAAAAGCTGGCTACTTAGATGCAAAAAAAATGAATGTAGGAGCTGATTCAGAGCCAAGACAAGCGTTAATAGAAAGCATCGCTTGGGTAAAAAAGAGTGAATGGATCGATCCCGTTGACGCTTTTGATTATGCGGAGGCTGCTAAGACGACAAATTGGCCACCGACATGGCACTTAACGGGCGTTAAAGATTACTCATTGGGACACCAAACCGACGTAAAGCTGTTTATGGATGAATGCCAAAATCCGAACGCCAGTTTTACACTTCTTTCCAAACAAAATGGTAACGCTAAAGACTACGACCACATTGATATTCTTACCGCGCCTGCAGCGATAGAAGATCATTTTCCCCAAGTGTTAGACTTTTTGAATAAACATGATGGGTAAGGTGTAATGCATCGTACCCAAACTAAATAGGTTACTTTGATAAGGCTAAAAACGGCTAATTACCTAGTGCCAACCAAACCGCGACCATCATCATGAGGGAGCCCGAGATTTTATTAAGTCTTTGCACGTTTTGGCTTTTGGTTAGCACTCGACCTATGGTTTTTCCGCCGGTAGCGTACATCATCATGCATACAAATTCAGAGCACATAATAATAAGCACAAGTACGGTTAATTGTGCCGGTAAAGCAAGATCTGGATTAATAAATGGAGGCAAGAGCGAAACCTGAAACGCCCAGCCTTTAGGATTTGCGAGCGCCGTTACTAAGCCCTGATTAAATAAGCCTACGTTTGAGTGAATAACGGCATTGTCTGGGTTATCAGATATTGCCATTTTTCCCTTACTGCGCCACATCTGAACGGCTATCCACGCTAGATAACCTGCACCAACAAATTTTAACACCGTAAACAAGGCTGGAAACTTTAGCATTAAAGCAGCCACACCGATAACAGCAGCAACCGCCACGATAGCAACACCAATGACTTCGCCTAACATCATCCATAATGTACGTTTTACTCCAATAGTCATACCTAGCGTCATCGCTAATGTCATGCACATGCCAGGGGTTACGCTGACAATAAAAAAGGTAGGAATAAATACCGCGAGTAAAGTTAAATCGACCACCAAAGGGCTCCGTTTGAAGTATACGAACTGGCAAAATAAAAACGCT from Psychrosphaera aestuarii encodes:
- a CDS encoding transglutaminaseTgpA domain-containing protein, whose product is MMKITNNRLPQLAIVSFGVALLASIVLLKEALIISIISSSILLVIGKVWSAYQRPNLTAFFSGNVMKNIGALCLALMIVPQSMSSGLLNSMVNLLFAGSVMWLFTANHKKTTWSIQVFITIALLVSVSFIYQQSLEYALLGFVILMVGIFALFQTQHHLLQSDVNAPLKSNFGLKSFSIMILTGVVGSGLLFIVMPSLTPFWKLPQQKITPTGLNDSMTPGDIANVAKSSRLAFRAEFTNMTNPRHADRYWRVLTMEEFDGKSWRQAERRKTTKSSRDVIEKSALKQLIQSAEQTLNYSVIAEPNQRSWLYSYGTSVSNNQDIFLLNDTRLIRNKNVTQRVKYDAKLLAQANILALTESDVAINTRLPISAQPKGKGSATSLLKTKQLADALWLNANGNIDEYNRLILNYFAENNFTYSLSPPRLTGDHVDQFLFDTRTGFCAHFASAHAVLLRLKGIPARVVTGYHGGELNPNGNYFNVYDSSAHAWVEYSANKLNWQRTDPTAAVSPTRINQGIDQALSLTNQATNDALSIVKQTPWLNMLRQHIQSLDYYWTVWVLDFDQAKRQNFISSMTQNLKWHHLVLAIIAIIVMLLCWFTFSKLRARQTMSLTEKLIKKLYKQLSHKADNPELIAYSDHAQNTQIPAFNSLTLMQHKSLLIDKYPQFKNEINEIISAFNHFLYAKNSTLSYKYLSNKIASI
- a CDS encoding DUF58 domain-containing protein — encoded protein: MTSLFQSPLKSWLTRRFPPSNQMSLGHKNIFIMPNSHGFWLLLCILVLFILGTNYQNNPILLVCFFIISIGIYAIHTGFNNLNGLTIKLLSVNNVYAGQPCTLTFDISHSTSNNKAQHLTAIVDGKRHLLKRSVSQPTIFSLSLNQSSRGKFTLPPIIFRSDFPFGLIKAWSYFRASSTIVVYPTPVTSDWQMIAQAAQDDLGLGNDIDVINSGDTNFEGIKSYVPGASLSHVAWKQVAKSSGDNLMLKEFVDSELHSVFLSLESVPSSSLELALSQLTAACLELHQANKPFGLYLRHNAFPTITVAPSASQVHLDHCLSTLATFAQSSTGNDENN
- a CDS encoding AAA family ATPase, encoding MAIELQREKLNDVLAYLNSVLLGKQEQVQLAVTCLLANGHLLIEDLPGMGKTTLSHALADAFGLDYQRCQFTSDMLPADVIGVSIFDQQQQAFTFHKGPIFSQLLLADEINRANPKTQSALLEAMEEQQVSIDGTTHTLPNPHFVIATQNPSHQSGTYPLPESQLDRFLMRIQIGYPPADAEFKLLSKTRSTNLSSSSAADLNDPKSMAILSADDLAQLQHASLQVHKSDEVIRYVMRLLAYSRTENLFPNALSPRAGVALMSAGQAFAYISGRDFVTPDDIQTVFGPVAEHRLRAGRGTMFNTDFSAQILEAVPVHD
- a CDS encoding alpha/beta fold hydrolase; its protein translation is MHSAQIQQSSHFVECHGHQLHVRRIHTENSEQRRTPILMLHGSIENGRIFYTKSGKGLAGYLAKQGFDIFVADYRGRGFSTPSVKEKNDHGYHDVTTKDIPALVDYVFQETQQACHVICHSWGGVMFASAYIRFPELHKKVKSMVKFGTKRQVTVMNIERLLKVDLFWKWFAPWYTKKAGYLDAKKMNVGADSEPRQALIESIAWVKKSEWIDPVDAFDYAEAAKTTNWPPTWHLTGVKDYSLGHQTDVKLFMDECQNPNASFTLLSKQNGNAKDYDHIDILTAPAAIEDHFPQVLDFLNKHDG
- a CDS encoding LysE family translocator, with translation MVDLTLLAVFIPTFFIVSVTPGMCMTLAMTLGMTIGVKRTLWMMLGEVIGVAIVAVAAVIGVAALMLKFPALFTVLKFVGAGYLAWIAVQMWRSKGKMAISDNPDNAVIHSNVGLFNQGLVTALANPKGWAFQVSLLPPFINPDLALPAQLTVLVLIIMCSEFVCMMMYATGGKTIGRVLTKSQNVQRLNKISGSLMMMVAVWLALGN